From a region of the Alnus glutinosa chromosome 1, dhAlnGlut1.1, whole genome shotgun sequence genome:
- the LOC133864992 gene encoding cyclin-dependent kinase G-2 isoform X1 yields MAAGRHGGYRENEFRDHESNFELSRRDFSNAKEEYDRIRNTNGVRDIERGRVQDVRDRGRIRQKDIKEREVMNGGYRSASSKSDSGSSGGGGSGVVRGPKRCGFVARAVDREPGELSSESDDAIESESQVKDPNVSKAMDNGVQSPPPERKRKFSPIIWDRDDKEVNNSRSRLSTTVTALPPPPALPKGYRRSPNVVPDASVQLSPVNNSKDENLLRSALPFKPPLGPGSGGHVVAESPVELSPGSPKQRWVNNDQEAEQLEDDDYVPTRNISSSRWAAGNNSPIDEGEIVDDEEVHKRRRKLPPAESLGARVLNKSLSPELGELKREGSERSRAKSSESDELVTRGRSLSQDDNAGGDSEKDDYMETDDERDKNCSSGSRSDTDSGDEDDSRQTPEPEPAAPPQRSLNMLQGCRSVDEFERLNRIDEGTYGVVYRAKDKKTEDIVALKKVKMEKEKEGFPLTSLREINILLSLHHPSIVDVKEVVVGSSLDSIFMVMEYMEHDLKGLMETMKQPFSQSEVKCLMLQLLEGVKYLHGNWVLHRDLKTSNLLMNNRGELKICDFGLARQYGSPLKPYTHLVVTLWYRAPELLLGAKQYSTAIDMWSLGCIMAELLSKEPLFNGKTEFDQLDKIFRILGTPNEAIWPGFSKLPGVKINFVKHQYNLLRKKFPATSFTGSPVLSDSGFDLLNKLLTYDPEKRITAEAALNHEWFREVPLPKSKEFMPTFPAQHAQDRRMRRIMKSPDPLEEQRRKELQGNLGTGGVLG; encoded by the exons ATGGCGGCTGGGAGGCATGGGGGTTATCGCGAAAACGAGTTCAGAGACCACGAGTCCAACTTTGAATTGTCAAGGAGGGATTTTTCTAATGCCAAGGAAGAGTATGATCGAATTAGGAACACTAATGGTGTACGGGACATTGAAAGGGGCCGAGTTCAGGATGTAAGAGATAGGGGTAGGATTAGACAGAAGGATATTAAGGAGAGGGAAGTGATGAATGGTGGGTATAGATCAGCTTCAAGTAAGAGTGATTCGGGCAGCAGCGGAGGTGGTGGTAGTGGTGTTGTTCGCGGGCCCAAGCGATGTGGGTTTGTGGCCAGGGCCGTTGATAGGGAACCGGGTGAGTTGTCAAGTGAGTCTGACGATGCTATTGAATCTGAATCGCAGGTAAAGGATCCCAATGTTTCGAAGGCGATGGATAATGGGGTTCAATCACCACCTCCCGAGAGGAAGAGGAAGTTTTCGCCTATAATCTGGGATAGAGATGACAAGGAAGTCAATAATTCTAGAAGTAGGCTGTCAACAACAGTGACAGCTCTTCCTCCTCCCCCGGCATTGCCTAAGGGATACCGTCGGTCACCTAATGTTGTTCCAGATGCTAGTGTGCAACTATCTCCGGTTAACAATAGTAAAGATGAGAATTTGCTGCGATCTGCATTGCCATTTAAGCCTCCTTTGGGACCTGGGTCAGGGGGGCATGTTGTGGCGGAGTCTCCAGTAGAGTTGTCTCCTGGATCACCAAAGCAGCGGTGGGTTAATAATGATCAGGAAGCAGAGCAGCTGGAAGATGATGATTATGTTCCTACCCGGAATATATCATCTTCAAGATGGGCAGCTGGGAATAACTCTCCCATTGACGAAGGTGAAATTGTAGATGATGAGGAAGTTCATAAAAGGAGAAGGAAATTGCCTCCAGCGGAGTCATTGGGGGCCAGGGTGCTCAACAAGTCTTTGAGTCCAGAGCTGGGGGAGCTCAAGAGAGAAGGCTCTGAAAGATCTAGAGCTAAATCATCTGAATCTGATGAACTAGTCACCCGTGGTAGGTCTTTGAGTCAGGATGATAACGCCGGTGGTGATTCAGAAAAGGATGACTACATGGAGACTGATGATGAACGTGATAAAAATTGTAGTAGTGGTAGCCGGTCAGATACTGATTCAGGGGATGAAGATGATTCTCGCCAGACACCAGAACCAGAACCTGCAGCGCCTCCACAAAGAAGCTTAAACATGCTTCAGGGTTGTAGAAGTGTTGATGAGTTTGAGAGACTTAACAGAATAGATGAAGGCACTTATGGTGTTGTATATAGAGCCAAAGACAAGAAGACTGAGGACATTGTGGCTTTGAAGAAGGTAAAAatggagaaggaaaaagaaggtTTTCCATTGACTTCTCTGAGGGAAATAAacattcttctttctcttcatcACCCATCAATTGTAGATGTTAAAGAAGTGGTAGTGGGGAGTAGCCTAGATAGTATCTTTATGGTGATGGAGTACATGGAACATGATCTGAAAGGACTCATGGAGACAATGAAGCAGCCATTTAGTCAGAGTGAAGTGAAATGCCTAATGCTCCAGCTTTTGGAGGGTGTTAAGTATCTTCATGGTAACTGGGTGCTTCATCGGGATTTGAAGACATCGAATCTGCTTATGAATAATCGGGGGGAGTTGAAGATTTGTGACTTTGGGTTGGCTCGTCAATATGGGAGTCCATTGAAACCATATACTCATTTGGTGGTAACCCTTTGGTACAG GGCGCCTGAACTCCTATTGGGAGCAAAACAATATTCCACAGCAATTGACATGTGGTCGCTGGGTTGCATCATGGCTGAATTACTATCAAAGGAACCACTATTCAATGGGAAAACTGAATTTGACCAACTTGACAAG ATTTTTAGGATTCTTGGCACACCAAATGAGGCGATTTGGCCTGGGTTCTCCAAGTTGCCTGGGGTCAAGATCAACTTTGTCAAGCATCA GTATAACCTATTGCGTAAGAAATTCCCAGCTACATCATTCACTGGATCTCCTGTTCTCTCTGATTCTGGATTTGACTTGTTGAACAAACTTCTAACTTATGACCCTGAGAAA CGAATTACAGCTGAAGCTGCTCTTAATCATGAATGGTTCCGTGAGGTTCCTCTTCCCAAGTCAAAAGAGTTTATGCCTACTTTTCCTGCGCAACATGCTCAAGACAG GCGTATGCGGAGAATAATGAAGAGTCCTGATCCTTTGGAAGAGCAGCGTAGAAAGGAGTTGCAAGGGAATTTGGGCACTGGTGGTGTGCTTGGCTAA
- the LOC133864992 gene encoding cyclin-dependent kinase G-2 isoform X3, which produces MDNGVQSPPPERKRKFSPIIWDRDDKEVNNSRSRLSTTVTALPPPPALPKGYRRSPNVVPDASVQLSPVNNSKDENLLRSALPFKPPLGPGSGGHVVAESPVELSPGSPKQRWVNNDQEAEQLEDDDYVPTRNISSSRWAAGNNSPIDEGEIVDDEEVHKRRRKLPPAESLGARVLNKSLSPELGELKREGSERSRAKSSESDELVTRGRSLSQDDNAGGDSEKDDYMETDDERDKNCSSGSRSDTDSGDEDDSRQTPEPEPAAPPQRSLNMLQGCRSVDEFERLNRIDEGTYGVVYRAKDKKTEDIVALKKVKMEKEKEGFPLTSLREINILLSLHHPSIVDVKEVVVGSSLDSIFMVMEYMEHDLKGLMETMKQPFSQSEVKCLMLQLLEGVKYLHGNWVLHRDLKTSNLLMNNRGELKICDFGLARQYGSPLKPYTHLVVTLWYRAPELLLGAKQYSTAIDMWSLGCIMAELLSKEPLFNGKTEFDQLDKIFRILGTPNEAIWPGFSKLPGVKINFVKHQYNLLRKKFPATSFTGSPVLSDSGFDLLNKLLTYDPEKRITAEAALNHEWFREVPLPKSKEFMPTFPAQHAQDRRMRRIMKSPDPLEEQRRKELQGNLGTGGVLG; this is translated from the exons ATGGATAATGGGGTTCAATCACCACCTCCCGAGAGGAAGAGGAAGTTTTCGCCTATAATCTGGGATAGAGATGACAAGGAAGTCAATAATTCTAGAAGTAGGCTGTCAACAACAGTGACAGCTCTTCCTCCTCCCCCGGCATTGCCTAAGGGATACCGTCGGTCACCTAATGTTGTTCCAGATGCTAGTGTGCAACTATCTCCGGTTAACAATAGTAAAGATGAGAATTTGCTGCGATCTGCATTGCCATTTAAGCCTCCTTTGGGACCTGGGTCAGGGGGGCATGTTGTGGCGGAGTCTCCAGTAGAGTTGTCTCCTGGATCACCAAAGCAGCGGTGGGTTAATAATGATCAGGAAGCAGAGCAGCTGGAAGATGATGATTATGTTCCTACCCGGAATATATCATCTTCAAGATGGGCAGCTGGGAATAACTCTCCCATTGACGAAGGTGAAATTGTAGATGATGAGGAAGTTCATAAAAGGAGAAGGAAATTGCCTCCAGCGGAGTCATTGGGGGCCAGGGTGCTCAACAAGTCTTTGAGTCCAGAGCTGGGGGAGCTCAAGAGAGAAGGCTCTGAAAGATCTAGAGCTAAATCATCTGAATCTGATGAACTAGTCACCCGTGGTAGGTCTTTGAGTCAGGATGATAACGCCGGTGGTGATTCAGAAAAGGATGACTACATGGAGACTGATGATGAACGTGATAAAAATTGTAGTAGTGGTAGCCGGTCAGATACTGATTCAGGGGATGAAGATGATTCTCGCCAGACACCAGAACCAGAACCTGCAGCGCCTCCACAAAGAAGCTTAAACATGCTTCAGGGTTGTAGAAGTGTTGATGAGTTTGAGAGACTTAACAGAATAGATGAAGGCACTTATGGTGTTGTATATAGAGCCAAAGACAAGAAGACTGAGGACATTGTGGCTTTGAAGAAGGTAAAAatggagaaggaaaaagaaggtTTTCCATTGACTTCTCTGAGGGAAATAAacattcttctttctcttcatcACCCATCAATTGTAGATGTTAAAGAAGTGGTAGTGGGGAGTAGCCTAGATAGTATCTTTATGGTGATGGAGTACATGGAACATGATCTGAAAGGACTCATGGAGACAATGAAGCAGCCATTTAGTCAGAGTGAAGTGAAATGCCTAATGCTCCAGCTTTTGGAGGGTGTTAAGTATCTTCATGGTAACTGGGTGCTTCATCGGGATTTGAAGACATCGAATCTGCTTATGAATAATCGGGGGGAGTTGAAGATTTGTGACTTTGGGTTGGCTCGTCAATATGGGAGTCCATTGAAACCATATACTCATTTGGTGGTAACCCTTTGGTACAG GGCGCCTGAACTCCTATTGGGAGCAAAACAATATTCCACAGCAATTGACATGTGGTCGCTGGGTTGCATCATGGCTGAATTACTATCAAAGGAACCACTATTCAATGGGAAAACTGAATTTGACCAACTTGACAAG ATTTTTAGGATTCTTGGCACACCAAATGAGGCGATTTGGCCTGGGTTCTCCAAGTTGCCTGGGGTCAAGATCAACTTTGTCAAGCATCA GTATAACCTATTGCGTAAGAAATTCCCAGCTACATCATTCACTGGATCTCCTGTTCTCTCTGATTCTGGATTTGACTTGTTGAACAAACTTCTAACTTATGACCCTGAGAAA CGAATTACAGCTGAAGCTGCTCTTAATCATGAATGGTTCCGTGAGGTTCCTCTTCCCAAGTCAAAAGAGTTTATGCCTACTTTTCCTGCGCAACATGCTCAAGACAG GCGTATGCGGAGAATAATGAAGAGTCCTGATCCTTTGGAAGAGCAGCGTAGAAAGGAGTTGCAAGGGAATTTGGGCACTGGTGGTGTGCTTGGCTAA
- the LOC133864992 gene encoding cyclin-dependent kinase G-2 isoform X2, whose amino-acid sequence MAAGRHGGYRENEFRDHESNFELSRRDFSNAKEEYDRIRNTNGVRDIERGRVQDVRDRGRIRQKDIKEREVMNGGYRSASSKSDSGSSGGGGSGVVRGPKRCGFVARAVDREPGELSSESDDAIESESQVKDPNVSKAMDNGVQSPPPERKRKFSPIIWDRDDKEVNNSRSRLSTTVTALPPPPALPKGYRRSPNVVPDASVQLSPVNNSKDENLLRSALPFKPPLGPGSGGHVVAESPVELSPGSPKQRWVNNDQEAEQLEDDDYVPTRNISSSRWAAGNNSPIDEGEIVDDEEVHKRRRKLPPAESLGARVLNKSLSPELGELKREGSERSRAKSSESDELVTRGRSLSQDDNAGGDSEKDDYMETDDERDKNCSSGSRSDTDSGDEDDSRQTPEPEPAAPPQRSLNMLQGCRSVDEFERLNRIDEGTYGVVYRAKDKKTEDIVALKKVKMEKEKEGFPLTSLREINILLSLHHPSIVDVKEVVVGSSLDSIFMVMEYMEHDLKGLMETMKQPFSQSEVKCLMLQLLEGVKYLHGNWVLHRDLKTSNLLMNNRGELKICDFGLARQYGSPLKPYTHLVVTLWYRAPELLLGAKQYSTAIDMWSLGCIMAELLSKEPLFNGKTEFDQLDKIFRILGTPNEAIWPGFSKLPGVKINFVKHQLPAFGGSSLAIRPSMVTFSVAQFTCFY is encoded by the exons ATGGCGGCTGGGAGGCATGGGGGTTATCGCGAAAACGAGTTCAGAGACCACGAGTCCAACTTTGAATTGTCAAGGAGGGATTTTTCTAATGCCAAGGAAGAGTATGATCGAATTAGGAACACTAATGGTGTACGGGACATTGAAAGGGGCCGAGTTCAGGATGTAAGAGATAGGGGTAGGATTAGACAGAAGGATATTAAGGAGAGGGAAGTGATGAATGGTGGGTATAGATCAGCTTCAAGTAAGAGTGATTCGGGCAGCAGCGGAGGTGGTGGTAGTGGTGTTGTTCGCGGGCCCAAGCGATGTGGGTTTGTGGCCAGGGCCGTTGATAGGGAACCGGGTGAGTTGTCAAGTGAGTCTGACGATGCTATTGAATCTGAATCGCAGGTAAAGGATCCCAATGTTTCGAAGGCGATGGATAATGGGGTTCAATCACCACCTCCCGAGAGGAAGAGGAAGTTTTCGCCTATAATCTGGGATAGAGATGACAAGGAAGTCAATAATTCTAGAAGTAGGCTGTCAACAACAGTGACAGCTCTTCCTCCTCCCCCGGCATTGCCTAAGGGATACCGTCGGTCACCTAATGTTGTTCCAGATGCTAGTGTGCAACTATCTCCGGTTAACAATAGTAAAGATGAGAATTTGCTGCGATCTGCATTGCCATTTAAGCCTCCTTTGGGACCTGGGTCAGGGGGGCATGTTGTGGCGGAGTCTCCAGTAGAGTTGTCTCCTGGATCACCAAAGCAGCGGTGGGTTAATAATGATCAGGAAGCAGAGCAGCTGGAAGATGATGATTATGTTCCTACCCGGAATATATCATCTTCAAGATGGGCAGCTGGGAATAACTCTCCCATTGACGAAGGTGAAATTGTAGATGATGAGGAAGTTCATAAAAGGAGAAGGAAATTGCCTCCAGCGGAGTCATTGGGGGCCAGGGTGCTCAACAAGTCTTTGAGTCCAGAGCTGGGGGAGCTCAAGAGAGAAGGCTCTGAAAGATCTAGAGCTAAATCATCTGAATCTGATGAACTAGTCACCCGTGGTAGGTCTTTGAGTCAGGATGATAACGCCGGTGGTGATTCAGAAAAGGATGACTACATGGAGACTGATGATGAACGTGATAAAAATTGTAGTAGTGGTAGCCGGTCAGATACTGATTCAGGGGATGAAGATGATTCTCGCCAGACACCAGAACCAGAACCTGCAGCGCCTCCACAAAGAAGCTTAAACATGCTTCAGGGTTGTAGAAGTGTTGATGAGTTTGAGAGACTTAACAGAATAGATGAAGGCACTTATGGTGTTGTATATAGAGCCAAAGACAAGAAGACTGAGGACATTGTGGCTTTGAAGAAGGTAAAAatggagaaggaaaaagaaggtTTTCCATTGACTTCTCTGAGGGAAATAAacattcttctttctcttcatcACCCATCAATTGTAGATGTTAAAGAAGTGGTAGTGGGGAGTAGCCTAGATAGTATCTTTATGGTGATGGAGTACATGGAACATGATCTGAAAGGACTCATGGAGACAATGAAGCAGCCATTTAGTCAGAGTGAAGTGAAATGCCTAATGCTCCAGCTTTTGGAGGGTGTTAAGTATCTTCATGGTAACTGGGTGCTTCATCGGGATTTGAAGACATCGAATCTGCTTATGAATAATCGGGGGGAGTTGAAGATTTGTGACTTTGGGTTGGCTCGTCAATATGGGAGTCCATTGAAACCATATACTCATTTGGTGGTAACCCTTTGGTACAG GGCGCCTGAACTCCTATTGGGAGCAAAACAATATTCCACAGCAATTGACATGTGGTCGCTGGGTTGCATCATGGCTGAATTACTATCAAAGGAACCACTATTCAATGGGAAAACTGAATTTGACCAACTTGACAAG ATTTTTAGGATTCTTGGCACACCAAATGAGGCGATTTGGCCTGGGTTCTCCAAGTTGCCTGGGGTCAAGATCAACTTTGTCAAGCATCA GCTTCCAGCTTTTGGTGGTTCTAGTCTGGCTATCAGGCCTTCTATGGTGACATTTTCAGTTGCACAGTTCACATGTTTTTATTAA
- the LOC133858387 gene encoding remorin 4.1, which produces MRSIEDKGCYNHGSTQEISTSSTAISFEFHNGNGVTRTSHHRTALGKPTPSKWDDAQKWLVGLSRVGEKKQSKTKPRNSNADDLRLIAPVPQKEQDYSSGEGEGEEEEQNGCAGSAMTNRYEIETKKVDCDESVWRINKPPENSTPAVRSVSVRDMGTEMTPAASLEPSRTATPIRATTPAARSPIASGSSTPVRCQHGKQACEGYQTGLTSTDGRGEANPSGRGSGATRQCGGDSNACKMPDNRNSDQAITMSPLESRAVAWDEAERAKYTARYKREEVKIQAWENHEIRKAEMEMKRMEVRAERLKARAQERMTNKLAATRRIAEEKRANAEATLNEKAVKTSERADYIRRTGHLPSTFSFKLPSLCW; this is translated from the exons ATGAGATCTATAGAGGACAAGGGGTGTTATAACCATGGCTCAACGCAGGAGATTTCAACTAGCAGTACTGCCATTAGTTTTGAGTTTCACAACGGAAATGGAGTTACTCGCACTTCCCATCATCGGACGGCCTTGGGCAAACCGACACCATCAAAATGGGATGATGCACAGAAATGGTTGGTTGGGTTGTCAAGAGTGGGAGAGAAAAAGCAATCCAAAACCAAGCCACGGAATTCGAATGCTGACGATTTGAGACTAATCGCTCCTGTTCCACAGAAGGAGCAGGACTATTCGAGTGGTGAGGgtgaaggtgaagaagaagaacaaaatggATGTGCTGGTTCTGCAATGACAAATCGATATGAAATTGAAACAAAGAAGGTAGACTGTGATGAGTCCGTCTGGCGTATCAATAAGCCGCCGGAGAATTCGACACCGGCTGTCCGATCAGTTAGTGTGAGGGACATGGGAACTGAGATGACCCCAGCTGCAAGCCTAGAGCCTTCAAGAACTGCAACCCCAATTAGAGCCACAACTCCTGCAGCAAGGAGCCCTATAGCTTCTGGATCCTCAACCCCAGTAAGGTGTCAGCATGGAAAGCAGGCTTGTGAAGGCTATCAGACAGGTCTAACATCCACTGATGGCAGAGGAGAGGCTAATCCTAGTGGCAGGGGAAGCGGCGCAACCAGGCAGTGTGGAGGAGACTCAAATGCTTGCAAGATGCCTGACAACAGGAATTCAGATCAAGCTATAACTATGAGTCCTCTAGAAAGCCGAGCAGTGGCTTGGGATGAAGCAGAACGTGCCAAATACACCGCAAG GTATAAGCGTGAAGAGGTGAAGATTCAAGCCTGGGAAAATCATGAGATAAGGAAAGCTGAGATGGAAATGAAGAGAATGGAG GTGAGAGCTGAGAGATTAAAAGCTAGGGCACAAGAGAGGATGACAAACAAACTTGCTGCAACTAGAAGAATAGCTGAAGAAAAGCGTGCAAATGCTGAGGCCACACTGAATGAGAAAGCTGTTAAGACTTCTGAGAGAGCAGATTATATAAGAAGGACCGGTCACTTGCCCTCCACATTCTCCTTCAAGCTGCCTTCTCTTTGCTGGTAG